Proteins found in one Oryza glaberrima chromosome 4, OglaRS2, whole genome shotgun sequence genomic segment:
- the LOC127771939 gene encoding uncharacterized protein LOC127771939, producing MAEADAQTQSRAHSSTAAPVAGETAGEPVGFPQNGATNGAPLMFPVMYPMLMTGMHPQQSLDDQAQGPGIYAIQQNQFMGSTLMPLTYRIPTESVGAVAGEEQAQDARQQHGPQRQVVVRRFHFAFQLDLALIIKLAAVVFLFSQEGSKQRLFLLILFASVIYLYQTGAITPLLRWLQRAGGAAARPPQAPARPENRAPLAAQNDGNVQPPGGNLADPANNDQAAENQEPGAAAANENQQEVDGEGNRRNWLGGVFKEVQLIVVGFVASLLPGFQHND from the exons ATGGCGGAAGCCGACGCGCAAACCCAGAGCCGCGCCCactcctcgacggcggcgccggtggcgggtGAGACGGCCGGCGAACCAGTCGGGTTTCCCCAG AATGGCGCTACAAATGGGGCTCCTTTGATGTTTCCGGTGATGTACCCTATGCTTATGACGGGTATGCATCCTCAGCAGAGCCTGGATGATCAGGCTCAGGGTCCAGGGATCTATGCCATACAGCAGAATCAATTCATGGGGAGTACTCTCATGCCACTCACTTACAGGATTCCAAC GGAAAGTGTCGGTGCTGTGGCTGGTGAAGAGCAAGCACAGGATGCTAGGCAACAACATGGCCCTCAGAGACAAGTTGTTGTGAGGAGGTTTCACTTTGCTTTTCAGCTTGACTTGGCCCTGATCATCAAGTTAGCAGCAGTTGTCTTTCTGTTTAGCCAGGAAGGATCAAAACAAAGGCTGTTTCTTCTCATACTGTTTGCCTCAGTGATTTACTT ATATCAAACTGGCGCAATTACACCTTTACTAAGATGGCTGCAGCGAGCAGGAGGTGCTGCTGCTCGTCCTCCACAGGCTCCAGCTCGCCCAGAGAATCGTGCTCCGCTAGCTGCCCAGAATGATGGCAATGTTCAACCGCCTG GGGGAAATCTTGCAGACCCAGCAAACAATGACCAAGCTGCAGAGAACCAGGAACCAGGGGCAGCAGCTGCTAATGAGAACCAGCAAGAAGTCGATGGAGAAGGGAACAGGCGCAATTGGCTTGGAGGCGTCTTTAAAGAGGTCCAATTGATTGTTGTAGGGTTTGTTGCATCACTTCTCCCTGGCTTTCAGCACAATGACTAG
- the LOC127769519 gene encoding uncharacterized protein LOC127769519, translating to MARLLSRTLALARADSAAVPSYGRLHVRGVSSKVEFIEIDLSSEDAPSSSSSSGVEGGGFGPREMGMRRLEDAIHGVLVRRAAPEWLPFVPGGSYWVPEMRRGVAADLVGTAVRSAIGAAWNAEAMTEEEMMCLTTMRGWPSEAYFVEGKFSHPVESSRKVATQTDEEES from the exons atGGCTCGCCTCCTCTCGCGAACCCTAGCCTTGGCCCGCGCGGACTCCGCCGCGGTGCCCTCCTACGGCCGCCTCCATGTCCGTGGTGTCTCATCGAAGGTGGAGTTCATCGAGATCGACCTGTCGTCGGAGGACgccccctcctcgtcgtcctcgtccggCGTCGAGGGGGGCGGCTTCGGGCCGCGGGAGATGGGGATGCGGCGACTGGAGGACGCCATCCACGGGGTACTcgtgcggcgggcggcgccggagtGGCTCCCCTTCGTGCCGGGAGGATCCTACTGGGTCCCGGAGATGCGGCGCGGggtcgccgccgacctcgtGGGCACCGCCGTCCGCAGCGCGATTGGCGCCGCCTGGAACGCGGAGGCGatgacggaggaggagatgatgtGCCTCACCACCATGCGCGGGTGGCCGTCGGAGGCTTACTTCGTCGAAG GGAAATTTTCTCATCCAGTGGAGAGTTCAAGAAAAGTTGCTACTCAAACTGATGAAGAGGAAAGCTAA